Proteins encoded within one genomic window of Amycolatopsis sp. 2-15:
- a CDS encoding DUF6188 family protein: protein MNVPSELVGCEVRRTSFDYQVRLSLVDQPDPADEPRVDAELVLETSFVLRDVEGVSHELEPGSGAALAPVLALFGQRVTEVAVPEGGTLAVVFDGGAELRVGPDRQYESWWLTGHGVEPILVGPDA from the coding sequence GTGAACGTTCCGAGTGAGCTCGTCGGTTGCGAGGTGCGCCGGACGTCGTTCGACTACCAGGTGCGCCTCTCGCTGGTCGACCAGCCGGACCCGGCCGACGAGCCGAGGGTGGACGCCGAGCTGGTGCTCGAGACGTCGTTCGTGCTGCGAGACGTGGAGGGCGTGAGCCACGAGCTGGAGCCCGGCAGCGGTGCGGCCCTGGCGCCGGTGCTCGCGCTGTTCGGGCAACGCGTGACGGAGGTGGCGGTGCCCGAGGGGGGCACGCTGGCAGTGGTCTTCGACGGCGGCGCCGAGCTGCGCGTGGGGCCGGACCGGCAGTACGAGTCCTGGTGGCTCACCGGCCACGGCGTCGAGCCGATCCTGGTGGGCCCGGACGCCTAG
- a CDS encoding IclR family transcriptional regulator codes for MSREGSLTLDRGLALLQAVADAGEEAATISELAVTIGASRAAVYRLLVPLSERGLIWRDGTKVRLGVGLLRLAGQVLPQLREAARPVLRELAEKVGATAHLTVAQGDQAQAVAVVEPSWTSYHVAYRVGSRHPLSAGAAGRAMALRPGGDGWVASTGELEAGASGVAAPVRGVPGLRASVGVVSLEPLDAAAVGPQVVAAAGKLTEVLRTDA; via the coding sequence GTGAGCAGGGAGGGGTCGCTGACCCTCGACCGCGGCCTGGCGCTGCTGCAGGCGGTGGCCGACGCGGGCGAGGAGGCGGCGACCATCTCCGAGCTGGCGGTGACGATCGGCGCGAGCCGCGCGGCCGTCTACCGGCTGCTGGTGCCGCTCTCCGAACGCGGCCTGATCTGGCGGGACGGCACGAAGGTGCGCCTCGGCGTCGGTCTGCTGCGGCTGGCGGGGCAGGTGCTGCCGCAGCTGCGCGAGGCCGCGCGGCCGGTGCTGCGCGAGCTGGCGGAGAAGGTCGGGGCCACGGCGCACCTCACCGTGGCGCAGGGCGATCAGGCGCAGGCCGTGGCGGTGGTGGAGCCGTCGTGGACGAGCTACCACGTGGCGTACCGCGTGGGCAGCCGTCATCCGCTCAGCGCGGGCGCGGCGGGCCGGGCGATGGCGCTGCGGCCCGGGGGCGACGGCTGGGTCGCGTCCACGGGCGAGCTGGAGGCCGGTGCGTCCGGTGTGGCCGCGCCGGTGCGCGGGGTGCCGGGGCTGCGGGCGAGCGTCGGGGTGGTGTCGCTGGAGCCGTTGGACGCGGCCGCGGTGGGTCCCCAGGTCGTCGCGGCGGCCGGAAAGCTGACCGAGGTGCTCCGAACCGACGCGTAG
- a CDS encoding homogentisate 1,2-dioxygenase — protein sequence MPFYRRVGEVPHKRHTAFRKPDGGLYAEELMGVEGFSADSALLYHRGLPTAIVDAVAVPDDRGTLVPNHPLKPRHFKTPELKFGASADAVTDRRRLFGNADVTIGFVVATAPSPLYRNAAGDELFYVQGGSAVFETIYGALEVSDGDYVVIPTSCTYRVVPRGEVRLYVLEARGHIGPPKRYLSTKGQFLEHSPYCERDVRGPVAPLLVDGSDVDVLVRHRAGLTRYTYATHPFDVVGWDGCLYPWAFNIDDFEPITGRVHQPPPVHQTFEGPNFVVCSFCPRKVDYHEDSISVPYNHANVDSDELMFYVRGNYEARRGSGIGIGSLSLHPSGFTHGPQPGAAEASIGAEFFDETAVMVDTFAPLELGEAAVASEDEGYAWSWSGRGPGA from the coding sequence ATGCCCTTCTACCGGCGAGTAGGCGAGGTCCCCCACAAGCGGCACACCGCCTTCCGCAAGCCCGACGGCGGCCTCTACGCCGAGGAGCTGATGGGCGTCGAGGGCTTCTCCGCCGACTCGGCGCTGCTGTACCACCGCGGCCTGCCGACGGCGATCGTCGACGCGGTGGCCGTGCCCGACGACCGCGGCACCCTCGTGCCCAACCACCCGCTGAAGCCACGGCACTTCAAGACGCCGGAGCTGAAGTTCGGCGCCTCCGCCGACGCCGTGACCGACCGGCGACGGCTCTTCGGCAACGCCGACGTGACCATCGGCTTCGTCGTCGCGACGGCCCCCTCGCCCCTGTACCGCAACGCGGCGGGCGACGAGCTGTTCTACGTCCAGGGCGGCTCGGCTGTCTTCGAGACGATCTACGGGGCGCTGGAGGTCTCGGACGGCGACTACGTGGTGATCCCGACGTCGTGCACCTACCGCGTGGTGCCGCGCGGCGAGGTCCGCCTGTACGTGCTGGAGGCCCGCGGGCACATCGGCCCGCCGAAGCGCTATCTGTCGACGAAGGGGCAGTTCCTGGAGCACTCGCCGTACTGCGAGCGCGACGTCCGGGGACCGGTCGCGCCACTGCTCGTGGATGGTTCCGACGTCGACGTGCTCGTGCGCCACCGCGCCGGCCTGACCCGCTACACCTACGCGACGCACCCCTTCGACGTCGTCGGCTGGGACGGCTGCCTGTACCCGTGGGCGTTCAACATCGACGACTTCGAGCCCATCACCGGCCGCGTGCACCAGCCCCCGCCCGTGCACCAGACGTTCGAGGGGCCGAACTTCGTGGTGTGCTCCTTCTGCCCCCGCAAGGTCGACTACCACGAGGACTCGATCTCCGTGCCGTACAACCACGCGAACGTCGACTCCGACGAGCTCATGTTCTACGTCCGCGGCAACTACGAAGCCCGCCGCGGCTCGGGCATCGGCATCGGCTCCCTGTCGCTGCACCCGTCGGGCTTCACGCACGGCCCCCAGCCGGGCGCCGCCGAGGCCTCGATCGGCGCGGAGTTCTTCGACGAGACGGCGGTGATGGTGGATACGTTCGCGCCGCTGGAGCTCGGGGAGGCGGCGGTCGCTTCGGAGGATGAGGGTTATGCGTGGTCGTGGTCGGGGAGGGGGCCGGGGGCGTGA